One genomic region from Xenopus laevis strain J_2021 chromosome 2L, Xenopus_laevis_v10.1, whole genome shotgun sequence encodes:
- the mtmr6.L gene encoding myotubularin-related protein 6, whose protein sequence is MEHIRTTKVEQVKLLDRFSPSNKSASGTLYLTATHLLFIDSQQREIWILHHHIASVEKLPLTTTGCPLVIQCKNFRLVHFIVPKERDCHDVYNSLLQLSKPVRYEDLYAFSYNPKQKESEGVLGWQHIDLKEEYQRMGVPNSYWQLSDVNRDYKVCDTYPRELYVPITASKPIIVGSSKFRSKGRFPVLSYYHQTKQAAICRCSQPLSGFSARCLEDEHMLQSISKANPVCRLMYVMDTRPKLNAMANRAAGKGYENADNYSNIKFQFVGIENIHVMRSSLQKLLEVCGTKALTVNDFYNGLENSGWLRHIKAVLDASVCLAKAINDENASVLVHCSDGWDRTSQVCSLGSLLLDSFYRTMKGFMVLIEKEWIAFGHKFSDRCGQLDSESKEVAPVFTQFLECVWQLMEQFPRAFEFNEDFLLQIHEHVHSCQFGNFLGNCQKEREELRLKEKTHSLWAHLLGEKSKYRNPVFDKNSLRTLPFLEPNTIHFSFKFWRNMYHQFDLNMHPRQSVPSLLLRTMDESKGLEDELKQLKIKIRNLTKEEGSGSTDSLRSTPPASPELKHSPDFEKELDIQPVSDAIRTVEGSNAADNRYSEYAEEPAKPEPSVVSLEFGVAKMTFS, encoded by the exons GTGGAGCAGGTGAAATTATTGGATCGCTTCAGCCCTAGCAACAAGTCAGCCTCTGGGACTTTGTATCTCACTGCTACACACTTACTCTTCATTGACTCACAGCAGAGAGAGATTTGG ATATTGCACCATCACATTGCCTCTGTGGAGAAACTGCCACTGACCACAACCGGCTGCCCCCTGGTCATACAATGCAAGAACTTCAGGTTGGTTCACTTTATAGTTCCAAAGGAGCGTGACTGCCATGACGTTTACAATTCACTCCTACAGCTTTCAAAGCCAG TACGATATGAGGATCTGTATGCCTTTTCCTACAACCCAAAACAGAAGGAGTCAGAAGGAGTTCTCGGCTGGCAGCATATTGACCTGAAGGAGGAGTATCAGCGCATGGGAGTTCCCAACTCTTACTGGCAGTTGTCGGATGTTAATCGTGACTACAAG GTGTGTGACACGTACCCTCGAGAGCTTTACGTCCCAATAACCGCAAGCAAACCCATCATTGTTGGAAGCTCAAAGTTCAGAAGCAAAGGAAGGTTTCCAGTGCTGTCCTATTATCACCAGACTAAGCAG GCCGCCATCTGCAGGTGTAGTCAGCCATTGTCAGGCTTCAGCGCAAGGTGCTTGGAAGATGAACATATGCTGCAGTCTATTAGTAAAGCCAATCCGGTGTGTCGGCTGATGTATGTAATGGATACAAGACCAAAG ctGAATGCCATGGCTAACAGAGCAGCAGGCAAAGGGTACGAGAATGCCGACAACTACTCCAACATTAAATTCCAGTTTGTTGGGATCGAGAATATCCACGTGATGAGGTCCAGTTTGCAGAAGCTCCTTGAAG TCTGTGGGACAAAAGCATTAACCGTAAATGATTTTTATAACGGCTTAGAGAATTCTGGATGGCTTCGCCACATTAAGGCTGTGTTGGATGCCTCTGTTTGCTTAGCCAAG GCCATTAATGATGAAAATGCCAGCGTGTTAGTGCACTGTTCTGATGGCTGGGACCGCACATCACAAGTGTGTTCCCTAGGATCCTTATTGTTGGATTCATTCTACCGGACCATGAAGGGGTTTATG GTTCTGATTGAGAAGGAGTGGATAGCCTTTGGTCACAAATTTTCAGACAG GTGTGGGCAGCTAGACAGTGAATCTAAGGAGGTCGCTCCGGTTTTTACCCAGTTCCTGGAATGTGTGTGGCAGCTTATGGAACAGTTCCCCCGAGCCTTCGAATTCAATGAAGATTTCCTTCTTCAGATTCATGAACATGTCCACTCGTGCCAATTTGGAAACTTCTTAGGAAACtgccagaaagagagagaagagctCAG GCTAAAAGAGAAGACACATTCTCTGTGGGCTCATCTTCTGGGAGAGAAAAGCAAATATCGCAACCCCGTCTTTGATAAGAACTCACTGAGGACTCTCCCATTTCTAGAGCCAAATACCATACATTTCAGTTTCAA GTTTTGGAGAAATATGTATCACCAGTTTGACCTTAACATGCACCCCAGGCAGTCCGTGCCAAGCCTCCTATTAAGAACTATGGATGAATCTAAAGGTTTGGAAGATGAATTAAAACAGCTAAAAATA AAAATCCGAAACCTGACAAAGGAGGAGGGTTCGGGAAGCACTGATTCTCTCCGTTCCACTCCGCCAGCCTCCCCTGAGCTGAAGCATTCCCCAGACTTTGAGAAAGAGCTGGATATACAACCAGTCAGTGATGCCATCCGCACAGTAGAGGGCAGCAACGCAGCAGACAACCGGTATAGCGAGTACGCAGAGGAACCGGCAAAGCCTGAGCCTTCTGTTGTAAGCCTGGAGTTCGGTGTTGCCAAAATGACTTTCAGTTAG